In one window of Methanosarcina vacuolata Z-761 DNA:
- the dapA gene encoding 4-hydroxy-tetrahydrodipicolinate synthase, whose protein sequence is MFEGTMPALITPFTKDDRIDREGLQRNIEFVEEGGVAGIVPCGTTGESATLSALEHEEVIDIAVECSKVPVIAGTGSNNTGEALQFTKHAADAGVDGVLLISPYYNKPNPAGLLAHFKKIAEAVDVPMVMYNIPSRTGQDMPLEVIVELAKVENIVGIKEASGNIGKVSQILENTVDEDFVVISGEDNLTLPILSVGGRGVISVAANIVPDRMSRMVNAALAGDYETARKIHFEIAPLIRSLFLETNPIPVKKAAELVGLASGQLRLPLAPLSETNAQKVADELRKLGVIE, encoded by the coding sequence ATGTTTGAAGGAACAATGCCTGCCCTGATAACTCCTTTTACGAAAGATGACAGGATTGACAGGGAAGGCTTACAAAGGAATATTGAATTTGTTGAAGAGGGAGGAGTTGCAGGGATTGTGCCCTGTGGCACTACCGGAGAATCCGCAACTCTTTCTGCACTTGAGCATGAAGAAGTCATAGATATTGCAGTGGAATGTTCAAAAGTTCCTGTAATTGCAGGAACAGGTTCAAATAATACAGGAGAAGCCCTCCAGTTTACAAAACACGCTGCAGACGCGGGTGTCGATGGTGTACTTCTGATTTCTCCCTATTATAACAAGCCAAATCCTGCGGGGCTGCTTGCGCATTTTAAGAAGATTGCAGAAGCAGTCGATGTTCCTATGGTTATGTATAATATCCCTTCCCGTACAGGACAGGACATGCCACTCGAAGTCATTGTCGAACTTGCAAAAGTTGAAAATATCGTGGGAATTAAAGAAGCCAGTGGGAATATCGGGAAAGTTTCCCAGATTCTGGAAAATACTGTAGATGAAGACTTCGTGGTTATTTCAGGTGAGGATAATTTGACTCTTCCTATTCTCTCCGTAGGAGGCAGAGGAGTCATTTCTGTTGCTGCAAATATAGTGCCTGACAGAATGTCCAGAATGGTAAATGCAGCTCTTGCCGGAGACTACGAAACTGCAAGGAAGATCCATTTTGAAATTGCCCCTCTGATTCGCTCCCTTTTCCTGGAAACGAACCCAATCCCAGTTAAAAAAGCTGCGGAACTCGTAGGCCTGGCAAGCGGGCAACTGAGGCTTCCACTCGCGCCCCTTAGTGAGACAAATGCTCAGAAGGTTGCAGATGAACTCAGGAAACTGGGGGTTATAGAATGA